The region GCGTACGGGAAGTATCAAAATGCCTACAAGCGGGCTTCGGTCAATACGATGGACCAGAATAAGCTGATCGTGATGCTTTACGATGGGGCGATCAAGAATATTACCTTCGGTGTGGAGCAGATGCGTCTGGGTAACGTAGAAAAGACTCACACTCACCTAGTCAAAAGCAAAAATATTGTTGCTGAATTGATGGCTTCACTCAACATGGATAAAGGTGGTGAGGTCGCCAAGAATCTGCGCTCGCTCTACAGTTACATGTTCGGGCAGTTGATTGAATCGAACATGAGCAAGAATCCTGAGCCCGCGTTACTTGTCCGCAAACTGTTGATGGAATTGCGTGAGGCCTGGGTTGCTATTGGTAAGAAGAGCACTGGGGCTCAGCCTGCTGCTACCACACCACAACCGAGCATGGGA is a window of SAR324 cluster bacterium DNA encoding:
- the fliS gene encoding flagellar export chaperone FliS is translated as MSAYGKYQNAYKRASVNTMDQNKLIVMLYDGAIKNITFGVEQMRLGNVEKTHTHLVKSKNIVAELMASLNMDKGGEVAKNLRSLYSYMFGQLIESNMSKNPEPALLVRKLLMELREAWVAIGKKSTGAQPAATTPQPSMGPQLGMAPRAAAALGGSPQPQLSNPAQAGERKINLRG